One Hemibagrus wyckioides isolate EC202008001 linkage group LG09, SWU_Hwy_1.0, whole genome shotgun sequence DNA segment encodes these proteins:
- the crip2 gene encoding cysteine-rich protein 2 produces MASKCPKCEKTVYFAEKVTSLGKDWHKFCLKCERCSKTLTAGGHAEHDGKPFCHKPCYAALFGPKGVNIGGAGSYVYEAPANKDPAPSTVDSAAKPDEKRVSAPSRPPSKAGSITTFSGEANVCPRCNKRVYFAEKVTSLGKDWHRPCLRCERCSKTLAAGSHAEHDDKPYCHKPCYAVLFGPKGVNTGGVGSYIYDKEVNAEAQP; encoded by the exons aTGGCGTCAAAGTGTCCAAAATGCGAAAAGACAGTCTATTTCG CTGAAAAGGTGACGTCTCTGGGGAAGGACTGGCACAAGTTTTGCCTGAAGTGTGAACGCTGCAGCAAAACCCTGACAGCAGGAGGCCatgctgag CATGATGGGAAACCCTTTTGTCACAAGCCCTGCTATGCCGCCCTCTTTGGGCCAAAAG GTGTGAACATTGGGGGTGCAGGATCTTATGTGTACGAGGCACCAGCCAACAAAGACCCAGCCCCATCTACTGTGGACTCTGCAGCCAAACCTGATGAGAAGAGGGTCTCAGCACCCAGCAGACCTCCTTCTAAAG CTGGAAGCATCACCACCTTTTCTGGGGAGGCAAACGTATGCCCTAGGTGCAATAAGAGGGTCTACTTCG CCGAGAAGGTGACGTCTCTTGGGAAGGACTGGCATCGGCCATGTCTGCGCTGTGAGAGGTGCAGCAAGACGCTGGCTGCAGGGAGTCATGCAGAG CATGATGACAAGCCCTACTGCCACAAACCATGCTACGCTGTCCTGTTTGGACCAAAAG GAGTGAACACAGGTGGTGTTGGCAGCTACATCTATGACAAGGAGGTCAATGCAGAAGCCCAGCCATGA